A window from Corynebacterium urealyticum DSM 7109 encodes these proteins:
- a CDS encoding multicopper oxidase domain-containing protein yields the protein MAKDRTAFHSGRQSWHRRAGRPVNIWLSLLLVAGLVHPALPEYRWVLIHLLTLGAVTNSIVVWSQRFTEQLLDQRCPDSARPRQLRRIWVLNAGIALTMIGQLGKGAEDAFDAALTIAHSITVVGAAVVGLSLSSHALSLLRQAQRARASMERTRPLVAVSAYILAALFLPIGAIAGALLAVGMPSPWQERLLLAHTAVNVLGFLGFAASASLTFLAPQLQGALGSGKRHDGHPGLDDGAGRLWFVIVLQGIGVLTIGGGALVDQRFVVLGGLVAYVAAWVTLLTAYAPALLRGIFSGDAPVFAGTAMVAAPMWLIGGLLWLAGQIASGTPASEVTLPTLALTVGFAAQLLLGVMSYLLSSTIGGPRPAVNAGLRALDWAGPFRTVLLNLGLAVWLLPISSWLKVAVSVLTLLPLALVVPLIPRAVKAQGARLAAFARERQQRAADHPENEGAEQPDEATAGVSHTRENLVASTRRGGVAEVAAAIATIALVLASGAALGGSGSATNPTADSQVVPTGNTVRVEVSAKDMAFHPSSVTVAPGDKLELVLTNDDKQDHDLKLANGAETGRVSPGETRVLDAGVISADVEGWCTIAGHRMQGMIFMVHTSGDGNGAQTPGGGTRSGNTADAAGSGNTGEEVPNTPLDPTWIRDPELAPASANRTHRITIDVQQVQGTPHEGGDIRGWWTFNGKPMGPTLRGKVGDTFEIVLKNSGTMNHSIDFHAGIISPDEPMRDIAPGEQLTYRFTAGNAGIWMYHCATMPMSLHVAAGMFGAVIIDPPNLDPVDKEFLLVQSEVYGLVSDSEQPVDEELLQAAQPSAVVFNGLENQYVQSPLRLEPGQRARFWLLNAGPNIAESFHIVGTQFPVMYKEGAYTVRNEPSGAGQALDLQPAQGGFVEAEFPEAGTYPFVNHRFVDAERGAMGHVVVK from the coding sequence ATGGCGAAAGACCGAACCGCGTTTCATAGTGGGCGGCAGTCGTGGCACCGGCGAGCCGGCCGTCCGGTCAATATCTGGCTGAGCCTCCTGCTGGTCGCGGGGTTGGTGCATCCCGCTCTGCCCGAATACCGCTGGGTGCTCATTCACCTACTTACGCTGGGCGCGGTGACCAACTCCATCGTCGTGTGGTCCCAACGCTTCACCGAGCAGTTGCTGGACCAACGATGCCCGGATTCCGCCCGGCCTCGCCAGCTGAGGCGCATCTGGGTGCTCAACGCAGGCATTGCGTTGACGATGATCGGTCAGCTCGGCAAGGGGGCTGAGGATGCTTTCGACGCCGCGCTGACGATCGCGCACAGCATCACGGTTGTTGGTGCTGCGGTCGTGGGACTGAGCTTGAGCTCGCATGCACTAAGCCTGCTGCGTCAGGCTCAACGAGCCCGGGCCAGCATGGAGCGCACTCGGCCACTGGTGGCCGTTAGCGCCTACATTCTTGCGGCGCTATTCCTACCAATCGGCGCGATCGCGGGTGCGCTCCTGGCAGTGGGGATGCCCTCACCGTGGCAGGAACGACTCCTCCTGGCGCACACCGCGGTGAACGTTCTGGGCTTTTTGGGCTTCGCCGCGTCCGCGAGCCTGACATTCCTTGCCCCACAGCTGCAGGGCGCGCTGGGCAGTGGCAAGAGGCACGACGGGCACCCCGGCTTGGACGATGGGGCAGGTCGACTGTGGTTTGTGATCGTCCTGCAGGGGATCGGGGTCCTCACCATCGGCGGTGGTGCACTTGTTGACCAGCGATTCGTGGTTCTCGGCGGGCTCGTCGCCTATGTGGCCGCCTGGGTGACCCTGTTGACTGCCTATGCCCCGGCACTGCTGCGTGGGATTTTCAGTGGGGACGCGCCGGTGTTTGCGGGCACGGCTATGGTGGCTGCGCCGATGTGGCTTATTGGCGGACTGCTGTGGCTCGCAGGCCAGATCGCCAGCGGAACCCCGGCCAGCGAGGTCACGCTGCCTACGCTGGCTTTGACCGTGGGCTTTGCAGCCCAGCTGCTGTTGGGGGTGATGAGCTATCTGCTGTCGAGCACAATCGGTGGCCCACGTCCCGCCGTCAATGCAGGTTTGAGGGCTTTGGATTGGGCTGGGCCTTTCCGCACGGTGCTGCTGAACCTGGGCTTGGCAGTGTGGCTGCTGCCGATTAGTAGCTGGCTGAAGGTCGCGGTATCGGTGCTGACCCTTCTGCCACTCGCTCTCGTGGTGCCACTGATTCCCAGGGCTGTGAAGGCTCAAGGCGCACGCTTGGCCGCCTTCGCGCGCGAGCGCCAGCAGAGAGCGGCCGATCACCCCGAGAACGAAGGCGCAGAGCAGCCCGACGAGGCGACGGCAGGGGTATCACACACCCGCGAGAACCTGGTGGCCAGCACGCGACGCGGTGGCGTCGCCGAAGTAGCCGCTGCCATCGCGACGATTGCCCTGGTGCTTGCAAGCGGGGCAGCCCTTGGGGGATCCGGCAGTGCCACGAACCCGACCGCCGATTCGCAGGTCGTCCCCACGGGCAACACCGTGCGGGTGGAAGTTTCCGCCAAGGACATGGCCTTCCACCCCAGCAGCGTGACCGTGGCGCCCGGGGACAAACTCGAGCTCGTGCTCACCAACGATGACAAGCAGGATCACGATCTGAAGCTCGCCAACGGAGCAGAGACGGGACGCGTGTCCCCCGGCGAAACCCGGGTACTCGACGCCGGAGTCATCAGCGCGGACGTGGAAGGGTGGTGCACCATCGCGGGCCACCGCATGCAGGGCATGATCTTCATGGTCCACACCAGCGGTGATGGCAATGGGGCGCAGACTCCTGGCGGAGGAACCCGGTCGGGAAACACTGCTGATGCTGCCGGTTCCGGGAACACCGGCGAGGAGGTGCCCAACACGCCGCTCGACCCGACTTGGATACGGGACCCGGAACTCGCACCGGCGAGCGCGAACCGCACCCACCGGATCACGATCGACGTCCAGCAGGTCCAGGGAACCCCGCACGAGGGCGGAGACATCCGCGGTTGGTGGACCTTCAACGGCAAACCGATGGGGCCCACCCTGCGTGGCAAGGTCGGGGATACCTTCGAAATCGTGCTGAAGAACTCCGGCACGATGAACCACTCCATCGACTTCCATGCGGGCATCATCTCCCCGGACGAACCCATGCGAGACATCGCCCCGGGGGAGCAGCTGACATACCGCTTCACCGCGGGTAACGCCGGGATTTGGATGTACCACTGTGCGACCATGCCGATGAGTTTGCACGTGGCTGCCGGCATGTTCGGCGCAGTGATCATCGATCCGCCGAACCTGGACCCGGTGGATAAGGAATTCCTGTTGGTTCAGTCGGAGGTCTACGGCCTGGTCTCTGACTCGGAGCAGCCGGTGGATGAGGAGCTCCTGCAGGCCGCCCAGCCGAGCGCAGTGGTGTTCAACGGGTTGGAGAACCAGTACGTTCAGTCCCCGTTGCGCCTGGAGCCAGGGCAGCGAGCACGGTTCTGGTTACTCAACGCGGGCCCGAATATCGCCGAGAGTTTCCATATCGTGGGGACACAATTCCCGGTGATGTACAAGGAAGGGGCCTATACGGTGCGCAACGAGCCGAGCGGTGCGGGGCAGGCACTCGACCTTCAGCCCGCGCAGGGCGGATTCGTGGAGGCGGAGTTCCCGGAGGCGGGGACGTATCCCTTCGTCAACCACCGCTTTGTGGACGCCGAGCGCGGCGCGATGGGGCATGTTGTGGTGAAGTAG
- the hemB gene encoding porphobilinogen synthase translates to MSESAQNSQLQFNIPRRPRRLRTNPVMRDFTAETSLNPSQLVLPMFVADGLTDAKPISSLPGVYQHTTDSLLRAVEEAAEAGVGSIDLFGVPLDEDKDATGSVGVDPEGILNKNLRAIRKEFGNDILVMADTCLDEFTDHGHCGVQGEDAFGHQIVDNDATLEQYAALAVAQADAGAHIVSPSGMMDGQVAVIRAALDASGHEDVSIMAYSAKYASAFYGPFREAVGSSLTGDRRTYQQDPRNRRESLLETQMDIDEGADMVMVKPAMPYLDVLREVADMSPVPVAAYQVSGEYAMISAAAQNGWIDLEPAIMESLTGIRRAGADIILTYWATTAAKMLRG, encoded by the coding sequence ATGTCTGAATCCGCACAGAATTCCCAGCTGCAGTTCAATATCCCCCGCCGCCCGCGCCGCCTGCGCACCAACCCGGTGATGCGCGATTTCACGGCGGAGACCAGCCTGAACCCGAGCCAGCTCGTCCTGCCGATGTTCGTTGCGGACGGCCTGACCGACGCGAAGCCGATCAGCTCCCTTCCTGGGGTTTATCAGCACACCACCGACTCTCTGTTACGCGCCGTCGAGGAAGCTGCGGAGGCGGGAGTGGGCTCCATCGACCTCTTCGGTGTTCCGCTGGACGAGGATAAGGACGCCACCGGCTCCGTGGGGGTGGACCCGGAGGGGATCCTGAACAAGAACCTCCGAGCTATCCGCAAGGAGTTCGGCAACGACATCCTCGTCATGGCTGATACCTGCCTCGATGAGTTCACCGACCACGGCCACTGCGGGGTGCAGGGCGAGGACGCCTTCGGCCATCAGATCGTGGACAACGACGCCACTCTGGAGCAGTATGCCGCCCTCGCGGTCGCCCAGGCGGACGCCGGCGCCCACATCGTCAGCCCGTCCGGAATGATGGACGGCCAGGTCGCGGTTATCCGCGCGGCCCTGGACGCTTCCGGCCACGAGGACGTATCCATCATGGCCTACTCCGCGAAGTACGCCTCCGCCTTCTACGGCCCGTTCCGTGAGGCCGTCGGCTCCAGCCTGACCGGCGACCGCCGCACCTATCAGCAGGACCCCCGCAACCGTCGGGAGTCCCTGCTGGAGACCCAGATGGACATCGACGAGGGCGCGGACATGGTGATGGTCAAGCCCGCGATGCCGTACCTGGACGTGCTGCGGGAGGTCGCGGACATGTCCCCGGTTCCGGTCGCCGCTTATCAGGTGTCCGGTGAATATGCGATGATCAGTGCAGCAGCCCAGAACGGTTGGATCGATCTGGAGCCGGCGATCATGGAGTCCCTGACCGGGATTCGTCGCGCCGGTGCGGACATCATCCTGACCTATTGGGCGACGACCGCCGCGAAGATGCTGCGCGGCTAG
- a CDS encoding MFS transporter, whose product MSNSSSPTPSGQSRPPRPRGQQGRQWEASPDNGHIPGYPKPEDGGPVGPGWNNPQGRGNQWQSGNGSKNQGSPNPGTPPELPKPPKVGRPDGLAPSLKGAPENVRLGVRAWLAVSGLQILYALVQFAANLSDDRDLRRTVTKTIEDGAGVPDEVKQNVSIDTLVLGTNALTTAWLVVAALICAWLTLRAGRGAVYSRMFLNVGSVYLMLTAVLMSLSSGPPTMAVGFVLALGVLSILAGVTAGVGMWFMSRPGNEEWFGIPSREEVERYAAEYEQARRARDKHKGGKKSLLPWGKSQDENADSEDKA is encoded by the coding sequence ATGAGCAATTCTTCTTCTCCCACTCCCTCCGGGCAGTCCCGTCCGCCGCGGCCGCGCGGCCAGCAGGGCCGGCAATGGGAGGCCAGCCCCGATAACGGGCACATCCCCGGCTACCCCAAGCCGGAGGACGGCGGCCCGGTCGGGCCCGGTTGGAACAACCCTCAGGGGCGGGGCAATCAGTGGCAGTCCGGCAATGGCTCGAAGAATCAGGGAAGCCCGAACCCGGGCACGCCCCCGGAGCTGCCGAAGCCACCGAAGGTGGGGCGCCCGGATGGCCTGGCGCCGAGCCTCAAGGGGGCCCCGGAGAACGTCCGCCTGGGCGTGCGCGCCTGGCTGGCAGTCAGCGGCCTGCAGATCCTCTACGCCCTGGTGCAGTTCGCCGCGAACTTGAGCGACGACCGCGACCTGCGCCGCACCGTCACCAAGACGATCGAGGATGGGGCCGGCGTCCCCGACGAGGTGAAGCAGAACGTCTCCATCGACACCCTCGTGCTGGGGACGAATGCCCTGACGACCGCTTGGCTCGTCGTCGCCGCCCTGATCTGCGCGTGGCTCACGCTGCGCGCCGGGCGCGGCGCGGTGTATTCCCGCATGTTCCTCAACGTCGGCTCGGTCTACCTCATGCTCACCGCGGTGCTCATGAGCCTGTCCTCCGGGCCGCCGACGATGGCGGTGGGCTTCGTCCTGGCCCTTGGCGTGCTCAGCATCCTGGCCGGCGTGACCGCGGGCGTGGGCATGTGGTTCATGTCCCGCCCCGGCAACGAGGAGTGGTTCGGCATCCCGAGCCGCGAAGAGGTCGAGCGCTATGCCGCGGAATATGAGCAGGCCCGCCGCGCGCGCGATAAGCACAAGGGCGGAAAGAAGTCTCTCCTCCCCTGGGGGAAGTCCCAGGATGAGAACGCTGATAGCGAAGATAAGGCCTAA